Sequence from the Megalops cyprinoides isolate fMegCyp1 chromosome 9, fMegCyp1.pri, whole genome shotgun sequence genome:
CGTAAGAATTCAGTAGCTGTCAAAGTagtgaatgtattttacaaGGTATGCTTAGATTACTGAGATTTCTTCTTGTGTATATTGGTATTTCAAAggtcacattttctgaaatgataaGATATGACTGGAAACGAACAGGTTTCTTCTATGTAAAATCCTAGTTCTGTACACCTGATGTTTACAATTTGTCACGTATCCAGCATAAGTTTTGTTAAGATCTGATTCCAGGATATGATAGACATACGTGATGCATATCCTATTACAAATTTTTTGCTTTTAGTAAGGGAATATTTGCAGAGGGGATTTCCCAGAATCTGTATTCTAAGATTTTCCAGTATATGGGGttgattcagacttgagatcCGCAAGCATAAACCCCACTGAAGTGCTTCTGTGGAGAGTTATGCACCTGTTACTTACCATATTCAGAAACGGGCCACTTAAGCTTCTATGTGGGAGGTGCTTGGGGTGGAGTTTAACCAAAATGTGGGTGCGCTGCTCCAAATGagggtttgtttctgttttccaaGATATGCATATTCTAAATCGATACTCACTGgaagtctgttttctctctgtgaccCTTCCCTGTAGGAGAAGGTTTGTAACTAGACAGGCAAAAcccaatgaaaataaacatagcaAACTGAGTTTCACATGtagatatattttacatttgaaccACTTCACCCCTTTTGATAACCCTGTTTACTTTCTTTCAACATGGCACAATATTCTCTATTGACACATTCATTAATAAACGTTTGGCTCATCCAGTGTGATTTGGCTACTCTAACAATGATCATCGGTTACATATGCCCgcatatgtatataaatactTGCAAATAATGGTTGGTGCTATATGGTGTTCTATAAGCACAAATAAAATCTGAGTTTAATTGATGCACACTATACTGTAACACTGTCATATGAAAGGTAATATCATTGTATAATGATCAAGCTTTCCCAATCAGTTGCTAATGGAAAAAGAGCACAGAGCCATGAAAGAGCTGACACAATTGGTTCAGACCATTGACAATTCAGACATCTGTGTGACAATGACATTTCCTATGATAAGGCACAGTGAACACAGCTGGAGTAACTCTGCTGTGGGCAgccatttaaataattaataataaaataacactaGTTAACTACCGTCTATGGCATCTCACTGTTGGAAATGATGTCCTTTCTAGTGACAGTAACTTTCTTATGAGTaagcattttattaaaactAGTGACACTGAAAGAGCTGACCCAGTTGGTTCAAATCATGGAAAAAGAATCCAACACAGTCTAGGCGGCTCATCACACTTGTGGACAACATGGAAATCATAACTTTGCTTTCTAGGAAAGCTTTCTAGCTTTTTTGACTCACATTTACAATGCATACAAAAACTGTAGAACTCTTTTTGGTGACTACTTTGCTTAAATCCAAACTAGAATCATAAAGATTTTTCACGTGTAATATCTatgctttttaatttcagatgcCAAGTTTCTGAATGTACTTTGTTTATGGATATGTGACAGACATGAAATGTATGGATATTAGAAAAAACTACATCCCTCATAGTTCAAAGTGTTTGTATGTCCTTAGAAATTCTTGGATTGTCTGACAATATGGATATGTATCACAGCATATTTCCAGATTTGTTAtcatttgtgttgtaaaaaatacagtgtgttattttttggGTGGTGACCTGTGTAATATCCAAACTTTGTATTATAATGAACATTACTATAGTACTATAGTGAACACAAATGTGTTGTGTTATCTGGCAGACTCGAAAAGACTGTATATTTtactgaatatacagtacagatGTACTGCATCATCACAATCATCACAGGGAACTCCTCTAAAACCACTGGATGAAAGCATTTCATCCAGCAAGTTATCATCAACGAGACCTGTGCCATTCCCCCAGCTAGTACTGTAGtatgctgtgtgacttgtgttaaaaaataactgttggCGTCATGAGGGAATTTATTGAAGGGGCTAATGTTCCTCGCTCAATGCTCACtgcaccagtgtgtgtgtatcacgGCAAATCATGTAGCTCCAATTACAAAATCACAgtaaaaaagggaggaaaagcaCCCCTCTAGCTGTGTACAATGATACCAGCACATGATTGCATTTTCAAGAAACCCTCAAAAATGTTCATCCTTTACTGTCTTGTTCATCCACTTCATCCAAGGATGTGAAACTCTCACATATTATAATGGCTGCCCTGTATAAGTGGAAAGAAAGTATGTTTTATTTGGGTAtgattttatgtaattattacTTGAATACATGAGACCATTTGACCCATCATATTCCAgacatgacatttttaattttacattctgTTTGTAAGAGTTTTAAGATGGAACTAACTTCATAAAGTGGAACTACAGAAGTTTCTGCTACTGGTTTTTAGGTAAAGGTGCCCAAATGTTCAATGCAAATATTAATTTCAGATGATAACAGGTGAAAACACAGTGTCAGACTAGTGTTACTAACTCTATGAAATGGGGCAAAAGAAAGAGGGTACCACTTTACCACGTTTTTGTGACATCTGCTTGCAGTGACACATTAGATTAGTATCTAATGTAAATTAGAGCAAGGGAGTGTGCAACCttcctcatttttctttatttacaatgataaataaattataGGAATATTCTGATTATTAATTAAGATTCCAAGACTCAAAATACAACCAAGAGACTAAACACATTAGTGAAAACCTTAATGGTATATTTTCTTtgacaaacatacatatacagccTGTTACATTGTAGTCACTAATACTGTTTGTCTGTACAATGAATGCTGGTattgcacaaaagaaaaaaagtattcagTTGTTCATATAGACATAACCAGATATTTGGCAGAGCAAAGATGAACAAGCTagttaaaagcagaaaaaatacattaattgcTCTACATGTGGCATgttctattttgtttttgatgagaAGTTAAATTTACATCTTCTGTGAAGCAAAATTagataaaagtaaaacaaataaataaataaataaaaaagtaatatacacaatgcaatgtaatttatcaTTGTGCCAAACTGAGCCCAATGATAACATTCACAAGAAAGACAGGATAAGAGAGAAAGGTTAGCTGCATTGCCTACATCTTTTATGTCTAGTAGAAATAGTTTGCCCTGGTGAAAAGGTGCCCTCTTAGAGTGGCACTGAGGTCATTATGACATTGTTCTATTGTTTGTAATGTAGCGCTTGATAGAAGCAATAGTGGCTGAAATAAGTGTTACACTGCCACATGTTGTGGACTGGGTACTGTTTGACATagcagataaataaatgcaaccTCAGCCAATAGAGATACACAAAATCATTTGGTGTTGGTCTGGTTCTTGGTTCTGGTTGATGACCATCAGGGATCATTTGATTCTtctcaaaaaatacaaagttcAGGAGCCTAAATTCTGTACAGTCTAATAACATGTATGTATGGCACCAATTGTTACTTTCATTTGgctaaaaaataaaccaaatttaACATTCTTGGACAGCAGTTTTTAATGTTATAGCTGGTTGCTGATAGGAtctgaaatttaaacaaaaatgtcaaatgatcCTGCAAAAACTCtctgttttcttattatttttacaacGCATTTCCTAATTTCCTGAGTTCTGATTCCATAAATAATTGGATGTAATAGAGGGGGAATGAGGACGAAATGCAGGGACATAAGTATATTTATCTCACCTggtaaatgcaaattaattcgATTATAAATGACAGAGAAGAGAGTAGCCAGGGAGAAATTGATGAACGTGATTAAGTGAGGAGTACATGTACTCAGAGCTTTTTTCTGTGCTTCCTTTGACGTTTTCAAGCTCACAGTTAGAATCTTGACATAAGACAGCGCTACAACACATGCAGGCAACACAACTAGACCTATAATTACACATATACCATACAAATTAACCAGAGCACTTTTTATACAGGAAAGATTGACAACTGCCAGGTTATCACAGAAAAGCTTGTGAATGGTATAACTGCACATTGGGAGTCTTGATGTTAGATACACTTGAAAGGTTATAGAGGAGACAGGAAAGAAATTCACAACAGCCAACAGTTGCTTCACTTTAGTGGGAGTCATGATGCTGTGGTATTGCAAAGGCTTGCAAATGGAGACATACCTGTCATATGCCATCACTGTTAAAATTGTGTATGCACCTGTTCCATAGACATTGATCCAAAACACCTGAATCAGGCAATCCTCAAGGGAGCTTTGTTGAATGTCTGAGAGAAGATGGTCCATGATTTTTGGACAGACAGCAGAACTTCCAATCAATCCATTTATTGCCAAgttgaataaaaatatgtacatggGCTTGTGGAGGCTAGATTCTACATAGATAACCAGCAtcagaaaaatgtttgcaaaaacTGAGGTAAGATACACCAAAAgagtaaaagtgaaaaataagtAATTGAGAGGACGGGGAGATCCATATGCAGTGAACATCAAAGTGACATTCAATGAGGACTGGCTCATTGTGATGATACAGTTTTCCTAAGGAAAAGAAATCATTGAACAAAATACAGCTGAGATGAAGATTGAACACTGAAGATaaatctgaaacacagagtAAACTGATCACTTCAGGACATTTGTCCTTTTGTATAAAtcttaaaaatacaatgcactGGTCAATCAAGGTTGGCTTATTCTAGTCtaacttttaataaaaatgctGGTTTAAGTCTAATTATATTCttaattcttcatttttacagaaataagCATTTACCATTTTACACCGTTGTTTGAAAAACGGTCCTAAAATCTGTATCTTCATGTACAAAGATCTACCTTATCTTTACATTGCTGAAATCGGTGAAATCGCTTACCCTTAAACTTTGAAGCACAGAATGTACCACAACCACACTCGTACAGATGGTTACACAAAGTTTATGTTCTGGAAAGCACAATAACTGATTTTATGTAACTTTGAATTTACTCTTAAACAGCAGATTTATGAGTAACCCCTATCAACCTTACATTGGTGCTTTCATACTGTACTGTTTATTCACTCTGACTACCTTATAAAAAGCAGTAAGTTCACagtagataaataaatgcagtaagTTCTTTGATGTGTGCTATGCATCTGATTTTTTacattcagatattttttttttatgttgagtGATACATAACCTGGGGACTACACGTGCAATTTGGTTTACTTTGCATGTGTTGGTCCACTAAAAATGTTGCCCCTTTCAATTCAAATCTAAAGAACTAAAGAACAGAATACTGACCTCTCCCTTTTTGTTGATGTCTGGAATGACTGGAGTTCTGTGGTTAAAACAttattgcattaaatattttattatcattacatattaatttaaaatgcaattttaagaaAAGAACAATCTATCTAGTAAGCTCAATTAAAACAGTTAAACACAAGCATATTAGGCTGATTCATTAACAATTTctcaacatcaaaaaaaaaaaaaaaacaatttaaaaagagaacaatCTTTGCATTCAGcttaattttatatataaaacagttaaacacaaacatgctacAGCAGTTAATTGACAATTCCTCCACTCCATGAGGAAACCTTACCGTTGCTGAACTCTTCTCGTATGAAACTGCTGATAGGAAGTATAAATTTACATTCTTCTCTATGTGTTGTTGGCCATTGGGGTAGAGTGTTTCTGTCACATACCTTGTTTCTACTTTATAGACTGTCTGAGGGAGCATGCACCCCCAAGGATTAATTACATTATGGTCTAATTAAGATGagaaaatatagctgcaagcatCAACCATGGAGGCCAAGTAAATAGTAGGAATGCATTATATCTTTTATTTGCTGCCTATGtctaaagggaaaacaaagctgaaataaaagcacatcTCTATGCCATGTATTATTCAACTCTGGAGACAAAATCATGTGGTTTATCAATTGTTTGCCTGCCACAAAATGACTGTCAAACCATATGATCGATCTTATAAGTgtacattttgattatttttcataagcTCCATTCACaacatgaatttgtttttcGTTGTTCTGTGTGCTTAATAAGAGAATCATTTACAAGAAGCTTTACACCTTCTGTCTAGTGAGTAACTAATCACAACCATGAGTGGACAAATAGTCATTGGTTTCTTCTGCACAATAGATATCTGCTAAGGTCTTTAGAGGAACTTTAGTGTGTGGGTAATAGTATTTTCTCATAGTTTCACAATGGGGCTTCTGGTGATAAtaaggataaataaataaatgtgtgtcgTCATACAACTGATTAGTTGAATTTTATGATGAGCACATATCACATATATGTGCggattatcatttttatatatgtatgctATATGTGAGTATATATAATAACACTGTTCAAATTCCTCCCTGGGATATCAAGATGCTTCATAAAGCATTATAACCTCTTGATAAGACATTTGTGTCCTTTCGTAATTGTAATGGGGTGTGGCTCTTGGTCCCTGGGGAAATGATTGCTTGTTAGCCAACCAATCAGAAGCACTATAAATAGGAGGAAGTAACATTGGGAAGTTGTTAACTAGTGCTTCTAATGGCCTTTTTGCTGATTTTCTGGCATGGTGTCATAGTTTTACTGtgagtttgaaatgtttcttttataaACACTGCCAAAGTAAAATTTTTATTAGAAATATCTATTATGCAGTTTAGTTTTATCCCATAGGTGAGGAATTCAGCTGATAATAGATTGCATTAACCATTAGCATACTGCCCTGACTATCCaaatttatgtgtattttattcCATTCATCATTTCACAGTTCATGAGCAAGACATAGTCCACATTCATCCAGTTATATATAGATTACAAATGAAGagttcatttgcaaaaaaaaaaaaaaaaaaaacgataaacGCAATCCTTTAAAAAAACGAACTGGCTGTCGTGAGTTATTcttaacacacagcacattctGAACCCTAAGTACGTTTTGTCACAAATGCCGTTATTGTCCATTGTTAAGGCATTGCAAGTTCACGTTTTACAGCAGAAAACGTCAAACGCCAGTGCTGTTCGCGAACACAACCCGATAAATTCGTTCAGAAAATCAACGCGCACTCCGCGCAGTATTCAGGTTAGGTGGTGCAACATGGCTGCGGCTCTGTTCAGCCGGAGATTTGCAGTCTGAAAGAGTGTTTCGGTGTAACTTTGGCTCAAAGTCATCTTTAAAGATTAATAATTTTGACGAAAGTGAAGAGTCCGTGATGGTATCTCCTTCAGGGCgtaaaaaagaagaggaaagctGAAAGCTACGTGACGTCGCGAAAAAGCGCGTTATAGCGGTCAGGGAAAAGTTCCCTCCATTGCTGTAAACACAACTCAGAAAAAGTTTGTCAGGCGTCTGCACTGTCTACCGATGAGTTAACCAAGATAAACCGAGTGCTTTATTCCACAACGGATAAAGTAAAACATGATGCCACTCTGTTGTCTTACATGGATATCATGTCAGTTAAACAGCGAAGACCTAAAGTGGATAAtccagcaaaacacaaaacaaattccTGTCTGCAAAGCGTCATTTATGAGAATTTTTTGTAAGTATTGAATATTGCTAAATGTCTATGATTATGTTGTGGATAATTCTTAAAAGAAACTTACATCCATTACATGCCTTTGTTTAActctgaaacatgaaatgtgGAGTTATCTGCTTTTGCCAAAAAACAAacttcaaataataataatagtaaaaaaaaaaaaaaaattcaataaagtttaattttgtaAGTTACCTGTGTTTTGCTGAGTTGTTTTTACTTAATCAAAACAACCCAATTGCAGTTTGATTGATATTACCCGgaatgcacaataaaaaaatggtttatgaaaattaataaaaatggagatatctgtttttgcaaatgaactCTTCAAATAGATGTTAAGTCTTTGTGAGAATACATGTCGGATGGTAGAGTCCTCCccctgtgtgtgcagctgtatgAGTGCTTGGTGTAATTGTGCAGATTTTTAAAGGTTATTGTTTAAAAGTGTTGATTGCAGGACTGTGCTATTTTAAAATTGTCgtttttagttttatattaaaaatgtacatgcaaCCCTTCTATAGCAACTGAGGCTAGCAAGTTCCACCAGTATGCCAACCCTTATCCCCTGTGGAGCAAAGCCAGTTTGATCTGCTACTGTTGGCTCCCAGTTGGCAGAATAGAGTTCAGCTTTTACTCAAAACTAACACCTTAACCACTCAGCTACCTGGGAACCCCTAGATTGCAAATTAAATCAGTTTAAATTTAGTTTAAATGCAACCAGCCACCTGATATTGTCTAGGCCCCATGTATACTGGTCCATCACCGCTTACTCCTACAATTCATGATagtttatttctgttaatgCACATTATTTCTGTTAATGATAATGAACATAAATTTGTACAGGTACTATGTTTTGCAATTTGGATATTAAAAAGGTACTTAGACCTATGCATGCTGTCATGTGTATCAAATGCCACTTCGGTTagttaaaatgacttttttattatataatacaAACAATATTGAAGTgacattatcatcatcatcaccatcatcataatGACTCTATCAATAGTGTGGAAATGACATACAGTAGAATTGGAAATTAATACTGAATGTCATGATATGCATACATGAACATGAATCAGGACACCCATTTACCGTGAGAAcacttttatttacaaaactTTAATCATGGATTATTTGACACTTCTATTACCTTGGTTCTGTTTCCCACTCTGTACCCAGGAGTCACGAATACTGCTTGTTAGTACAGTTAAATCTCAGGATATTCTAATATTAAAATTCTGGCATTACACTAAaatttttcctgattttaaaattaaaggggggggggggctgtgcagttatactgaaaagtaaaaaaaaaaaaaaaaacagcaaaaatatatttagttTTCAATTTGTATATTTAGTTGTGAAGTGTATACATATCACAGTGACTGTGTTGTATATGTACAGTGTTTATAACTTACAGTGAATTTCTTGCAACTGTAAAGTATTTTGAGATCAGATGACAAAACCGTACAAAAGCTATCTGCCTCTGTGCCTACTTTCAATTTGAAGTAGGtatgtaatatttcaaatggCAGACAGACTAAGAGAATCAGGAAAACATGGCAAGATTGGCTTTACAGCTGGATCTTAATTTCCTGTCCTGGgctgaaataacattttccCTGTTGAAttttgtggatttgtgtgtttatggagTGCTTAATGGTTGACGGGAATATTACTGGCTGAAACGGCTCCAGTCTTTTGCTTTGTGGGGGCCTTTGCCACAGTGTGGCCACAGCCAATAAAAGTCAGTAGTGACACGCTAAAACAGACTGCTGACTTCTCTCTGTCTGGAGATGAACAACATTACATTTGGATACATAAAATGTTTGGCTTAGCCAAGGAATTTAAATGTTCCTCAGCCCAAATACGGTGACATCTACGTTTCTGTCCAGGAATCTCAATCAGGAATTTCTGTCCAGGAATCTCAATTTTActtaattttctttgtttaaatcaTTTGTTCCATCAAAAAGTGACAGCAacttttaacatcatttaatgcatattatctggtttcaaaaatgtaaaaaatatcaaaagatCCTGCAAAATTCTcctttttcttattattttcgTAAGACATTTCCTGATCTCCTGAGTTCTGATTCCATATATAATTGGATGTAACAGAGGAGGGACCAAGACGAAGTGCACTGACATGAATACATTAATCTCTCTAGGCAGATACAGGCTGAATCTATTATAaatgacagagaagagagaagccAGGGAGAAATTAATGAAAGTGATTAAGTGAGGAGTACATGTATTTAGAGCTTTCTTTTGTGCTTCCTTTGAGGTTTTCAAGCTCACAAGAAGTATCTTGACATAAGAAAGCAGTACTACACATAAAGGCAAGACTACTAGAGCTACAATGACATATAAACCATGCAGGTTAACCAGATTACTTGTTACACATGATAGATTAGCAATTGCCAGGTTATCACAGAACAGCTTGTGAATGGTATAACTGCACATTGGGAGTCTTGAAATTAGA
This genomic interval carries:
- the LOC118783720 gene encoding olfactory receptor 52E2-like, with amino-acid sequence MSQSSLNVTLMFTAYGSPRPLNYLFFTFTLLVYLTSVFANIFLMLVIYVESSLHKPMYIFLFNLAINGLIGSSAVCPKIMDHLLSDIQQSSLEDCLIQVFWINVYGTGAYTILTVMAYDRYVSICKPLQYHSIMTPTKVKQLLAVVNFFPVSSITFQVYLTSRLPMCSYTIHKLFCDNLAVVNLSCIKSALVNLYGICVIIGLVVLPACVVALSYVKILTVSLKTSKEAQKKALSTCTPHLITFINFSLATLFSVIYNRINLHLPGEINILMSLHFVLIPPLLHPIIYGIRTQEIRKCVVKIIRKQRVFAGSFDIFV